A single Desulfobaculum xiamenense DNA region contains:
- a CDS encoding NAD(P) transhydrogenase subunit alpha, with translation METFVIGLTIFVLAVFVGFEVITKVPPTLHTPLMSGTNAISGITLVGALIAAGSEHSLTSTILGIAALVFATVNVVGGFMVTHRMLAMFQQKKR, from the coding sequence ATGGAAACCTTCGTCATAGGCCTCACGATCTTCGTCCTCGCGGTCTTCGTGGGATTCGAAGTGATCACCAAGGTTCCGCCGACGCTGCACACGCCGCTGATGTCCGGAACCAACGCCATCTCCGGCATCACCCTCGTCGGCGCGCTCATCGCCGCGGGAAGCGAGCATTCCCTGACCTCGACCATCCTCGGCATCGCTGCACTGGTCTTCGCCACCGTCAACGTGGTGGGCGGCTTCATGGTCACGCACCGCATGCTCGCAATGTTCCAGCAGAAGAAGAGGTAG
- a CDS encoding Re/Si-specific NAD(P)(+) transhydrogenase subunit alpha yields MNVAVPRETFPGERRVAIAPAAIPGLVKAGLGVFVETGAGTQAGFTDAAYTEKGATIVQDRADLFRMADIILQVRTPGANPEEGSRDIELLRPEHVLIGLTDPFTHPAISRRVAETGATLFSMELIPRITRAQSMDALSSMATLAGYRAVLLAATHLPKMFPMLMTAAGTITPARVFVIGVGVAGLMAIAQAKRLGAVVEAYDVRPAVREQVQSLGAKFVEMELDAKDSEDTGGYAKAMGEEFYRKQRELMARVVAANDVVITTAAIPGRKAPVLVTRDMVESMHPGSVVVDLAALTGGNCELTRPDEIVDHNGVTILGPTNVPSDLARDASQMYGKNITTLLLSMMKNGALDMNRDDEVVSGTMVTHGGHVVHPRIVECLEQCYE; encoded by the coding sequence ATGAATGTGGCAGTTCCAAGGGAAACCTTTCCCGGCGAAAGACGCGTGGCCATCGCACCGGCTGCGATTCCGGGCCTCGTCAAGGCCGGTCTTGGCGTCTTCGTCGAGACCGGGGCAGGCACGCAGGCGGGCTTCACCGACGCGGCCTACACAGAGAAGGGCGCAACCATCGTCCAGGACCGCGCGGACCTCTTCCGCATGGCCGACATCATCCTGCAAGTCCGCACTCCGGGAGCCAATCCCGAGGAAGGATCGCGGGACATCGAGCTTCTGCGGCCCGAGCACGTGCTCATCGGGCTCACCGATCCCTTCACGCATCCCGCCATTTCCCGCCGCGTCGCCGAAACGGGTGCCACACTCTTCTCCATGGAACTCATCCCGCGCATCACGCGGGCGCAGAGCATGGATGCGCTGTCGTCCATGGCCACGCTCGCGGGCTACCGCGCCGTGCTGCTGGCGGCAACGCACCTGCCCAAGATGTTTCCCATGCTGATGACCGCCGCAGGAACCATCACCCCGGCCCGCGTCTTCGTCATCGGCGTCGGCGTGGCGGGCCTGATGGCCATTGCGCAGGCCAAGCGCCTCGGCGCTGTGGTCGAGGCCTACGACGTACGCCCCGCCGTGCGCGAACAGGTCCAGAGCCTCGGTGCCAAGTTCGTCGAGATGGAGCTCGACGCCAAGGACTCCGAGGACACCGGAGGCTACGCCAAGGCCATGGGCGAGGAATTCTACCGCAAGCAGCGCGAGCTCATGGCCCGCGTTGTCGCCGCCAACGACGTGGTCATCACCACGGCGGCCATTCCCGGACGCAAGGCTCCGGTGCTGGTCACCCGCGATATGGTCGAATCCATGCATCCCGGTTCCGTCGTCGTGGACCTCGCCGCGCTCACCGGCGGAAACTGCGAACTGACGCGCCCCGACGAGATCGTGGACCACAACGGCGTCACCATCCTCGGCCCCACCAACGTTCCGTCGGACCTCGCGCGCGACGCGAGCCAGATGTACGGCAAGAACATCACCACACTGCTTCTCTCGATGATGAAAAACGGCGCGCTCGACATGAACCGCGACGACGAGGTCGTCTCCGGCACCATGGTCACCCACGGGGGCCACGTGGTTCATCCGCGCATCGTCGAATGTCTGGAGCAGTGCTACGAATAA
- a CDS encoding EAL and HDOD domain-containing protein: MHREPTTSNNVLATFFTRQPIFATDYTVWGYELVFSTETGRELDELLPPAPTDAGARFTATSLCEAGKTVLIDFRQNALSAMPPGKTVIVIPDQPMNDDLEMVFTLLKRRGYAVAIDTDESFLPQETSVRLADFVLIDTIACDARRIEAIREHCQNGSQLVARHVQDRQHLAEVRAAGCVLFSGPFFAVPENLDRRELTSHESSRFQLLEIIERAEEDFDELSAAIRNDAALSYRLLTYLNSAAFSFPERINSIKQAVVILGWKQLSHWLRIIVFTDLNPDIRTEELLITALKRAKFFEILARAKKSPDFDPDQIFLLGLFSMLESILEMPMNAIVARLPLSQELRDALLGAPSPHRDWLDMVNCYELAGWERLESIVAGLGFDFATITNAYNAALAWADAFTRHSSSA, encoded by the coding sequence AACCGACCACCTCAAACAACGTTCTCGCCACATTCTTCACCCGGCAGCCCATCTTCGCGACGGACTACACCGTGTGGGGCTACGAGCTTGTGTTCAGCACGGAGACCGGCCGGGAACTGGACGAGCTCCTCCCCCCGGCGCCGACCGACGCCGGAGCGCGATTCACGGCCACCAGCCTGTGCGAAGCGGGCAAGACCGTGCTCATCGACTTCAGACAGAACGCGCTCTCGGCCATGCCTCCGGGAAAGACCGTCATCGTCATCCCGGACCAACCCATGAACGACGACCTCGAAATGGTCTTCACGCTCCTCAAGCGCCGCGGATACGCCGTGGCCATCGACACGGATGAAAGCTTTCTCCCGCAGGAAACATCCGTCCGCCTCGCGGACTTCGTGCTCATCGACACCATCGCCTGCGACGCCCGCAGAATCGAGGCCATCCGCGAACACTGCCAGAACGGTTCGCAGCTCGTCGCGCGCCATGTGCAGGATCGCCAGCATCTCGCCGAAGTCCGCGCCGCAGGCTGCGTACTGTTCTCCGGCCCCTTCTTTGCCGTACCGGAAAACCTCGACCGCCGGGAACTCACCTCACACGAATCGTCCCGCTTCCAATTGCTCGAAATCATCGAGCGCGCCGAAGAGGACTTCGACGAACTCTCCGCTGCCATCCGCAACGACGCGGCGCTCAGCTACCGCCTGCTCACCTACCTCAACTCCGCCGCGTTCAGCTTTCCCGAACGGATCAACTCCATCAAGCAGGCCGTGGTCATCCTCGGCTGGAAGCAACTCAGCCACTGGCTGCGGATCATCGTCTTCACCGACCTGAACCCCGACATCCGGACCGAGGAACTGCTCATCACGGCCCTCAAGCGTGCGAAGTTCTTCGAAATACTCGCCAGAGCAAAAAAGTCCCCGGACTTCGACCCCGACCAGATATTCCTGCTCGGGCTGTTCTCCATGCTCGAATCCATCCTCGAAATGCCCATGAACGCCATCGTAGCCCGGCTCCCCCTCTCCCAGGAGTTGCGCGACGCGCTCCTCGGCGCGCCGTCCCCGCATCGGGATTGGCTCGACATGGTGAACTGCTACGAACTTGCAGGCTGGGAACGCCTCGAATCCATCGTGGCGGGCCTCGGGTTCGACTTCGCCACCATCACCAACGCCTACAACGCCGCCCTCGCATGGGCCGACGCCTTTACCCGCCATTCCTCGAGCGCGTGA